Genomic window (Pseudoliparis swirei isolate HS2019 ecotype Mariana Trench chromosome 23, NWPU_hadal_v1, whole genome shotgun sequence):
tataataatgttttaaataatgtcaTTATTGTCATCAAGTTGAAGGTTGAAAGTAGTTACTTACTGGTCACCGGGTAAGAAGTTCTAGATTAGAAATGATATCTTTTCAATGTGCAACAATTTCAAGGTTTTTGTGAAGCAAAACCGCCAAACATGTTGCATCTAGTTCCTCATAGTTACGGATGTACCGCTTCTTCCGTTTATAAATTGTATATTTGGGGGTTTGAACTATTGACCTGATAAAACGGTTTGGTTAAGACTCTTTGGACTCTGGGATGTTGTATTCAAAAACTTAATCCACAAAGAAAATAGTTGTTCCACAATACAGCAAAGGAACcgacatttaaccctcctgttaccttcgggtcaatttgaccccattcaatgtttaaccctcctgttacctttatatttactgacatattttacccttggggtcaatttgaccccagcaattaaaacctccagaaaattattagaattaatattgtttcccaagtttaagtgtgaggtactttatgtttgtttgttgactacctaaatagccctttaaatatataaaaaagttgatatttcttatatgtttgacacagtgaaaaacagcctggggtcaaattgacctgaaagaacaccgacattaaacattgaatggggtcaagttgaccctaaggtaacaggagggttaaaagacgGAGATCTATCAGCCATGATTGGTTGGTAGAAACTCACCTCAGAGGGCAGGGTGTCATCTACGAGGATGTTTGGTCCCGTGGTGTCCGGCCCGAAGGCCCAGATGGACCTGGCAGCCAGCAGATCCCAGTCGTACTTGGTCTGGAAGAACTCGCCCAGCTTTTTCCTGCCGTGAGGAAACAGAAGTGGTTGAAAGGAGGAGTGCGTCGTGCGTCAGCGGGAACATTAAGGAGATTGGTTGATCGGGGGGGCAGAGGGGCTAATGGACGAGGAGAGCGGAGGTTCAGTTTAATGGCGTGTGAAGTATGACACTTCTTTGGCACGCTGGCACCGCTGGGTCCAGATGGCCTAACAGATGAGCCGAGGACTGACAGGAAGCCGCGCTCCAGCAATacaagcactcacacacacacactcgccatGTCACAGGAACATTCAAGCTTTTAGTGACTGATTCTATAACTGAGATATCTGATCAATTGACGGGTTTAAATGACAAAACACTTTTCACAGAAGCGCTCTTCTGTACATCCATTTCTATTTTTGATTAAAGAGTTATACTATAGTGAACATTGATCTTATATTTAGCATTTCTTACATTCAAACTGACATGGTGAAgcagaaatacatatttactgtcACGACGTTTTCAAAACTTTAAAAGAGACCGAAGtgaaaaaataattgaaaaaaacattagACTGATTTATAGCGCCGCTATCAAATGGCAACACTTTATGGATTTAGAAATATTATACACAAATCCATAaccgttttttattttttaaaaggactATTTTAGCCCTGGGGTTTCCTATATCTTTCTATCTTCTTCAATAACCACATTTAATCAAAGAACCAATCACCGAGCTGGCTCCGTTATACATGCTTACCCAGGAAATAATTTAAACTAATGATCGGCCAGAGTGGTTCTAATATCTGGAGAAATTAATAAGGCTACTGCCATATCAGAAGGAAATGGGGGAAATCTACAAGATGAAAGGCACATTAAGTCATTTCAATGAAGGGATCACTCGTTCCATGTGTGTGAGGCGATATCCGCTCCATCGTACCTGTTCCATGTGATCTGCACCACTTCGTTCTCGATGTCCTCGGCCAGCCCCTTCTCCAAGGGCTCCGCGATCATGGTGATCTTATTCCTGTCAATCACATCGCACGGCTGTCAATCACTCATTCTGTGGCCATAGGGAAGGACTAACGCTGACGGGGACTCCACACTGAGCACAAAGTGAACTccaaacaaagaaatacaacatCGAAGAGTCTCAAGACAGTCCGTCAGAAAGAAGAAACTTTTTGAGAGAGGAAATTATCAGAGCTGCGAGTTAAGTGATAATTGACCAAAAGCATGATTTCTTGTAATTGTATGTTTGGATAAGATCGAGACAATATCATGATACGCACTTTTTGTTTGGCGTCTCAGCGAAGCACTTGAGTGATGATGTCTCTACGACCGTTTCACAGAAGGTCACGACGGGGTCAGCAACCTGGGGACAAAGACGAGCACGATtaaacacaggaacaaaaaggcTCCACTCGTGTTGATTTTCGAAGGTCGTGAGAATAATTACTTTAATGTCGATCTCAGAGTACATCTTGCGCAAGTCGTGCATGACGCAGTCCAGGTAGAGCTCTCCTGTCCCTAAGATCACATGCTCTCCAGACTCCTCCACCTGAGAGACAAAGACGGAAAGCAAATCATAATTTACACAGTTGAGGAGCAAAACAATTACTGTTAAAACAGTTTTAACTTTTCAGATTTGTCCTTCCTGGAGGATCCATATTCGTATTTTATTTCCCAGGGAACCATTTCAAGAGGCTACCAAGTCAAAACAGAATGAATGTAACCTCAGTAATTACTAGTTTATGCCGCTATCGTGATTTACATTTACACGTGTTGAAAGCATATTGCTGTCGTTGTGTGCGACAGACCTTGGTGGTGAGAGACGGGTAGCTCTTGTTGACCTTCCTTAGCCCGTCCAACATTTTCGGCAGCTCTGATGGGTTGACGGGCTCCACTGCGATCTTTATAACTGATGCCGTGTTGAACTTCAGTGGCCTGAAAATCTGAGCCTGTCAGAGAAAGTACAACAAATGTAAACTATGCCGTTTTCCACAAGGACATTTTAAAAGCTCTCCGTGGTATTTCTCGCTTCAATCTCACCTCTTCGTTCCCTCTGGGCTCCGTGATCGTTGCGGTCTTGACGATTGGCTGGTCGCAACCTTCGATTAGAACCCAGTTGCCAGCGGGAACTCGGTTCACTTCGATTTGGTATCTAAAGCGGTGACGGGACAATGCGGTTTAAATAAAACTACAATGACCGCCTCGCAGTCGTTTGCCTCCAACCAGACACACAGCTTACCTCCAATAAGTAAAAGTCATCATCAAAATGAACACAAAAGTATTGAGTGAACAATTAATTGAGAAGCGAGTCACTTAAGATAAAACATTTTTCAAGTATTAGTTTGTGATAGAATGACACGTCATGATCTCCTGATGATGTAACCTGCCACGTTTACACCAGACAATGACCGCAGTCTGTATTTCTTCAATGAGACCCCAAACAGTATATTACTATTATACTCTAATAAGTACACCAATAGCTCTAGATTTACATGGATTTACACACAACCCTTGCACTGTACCTGGCAACTGAAATCCAGAGACGGCCCACAGTGCAGACCTGGGAGTCCTCCTCATCTTCAAGGGTGTAGTTCTCTCCTAGAACCTTGACCGGCTGACCGGCCTGAATGGTCCCGCTCAGCACTCGGCCAAACGCATGGAACTGAACGCCGTCCTCCGTGCTGTACATCTTGGTGGTGTGGCACATCAAAGGACCCTGAGGGCGAGAGGCAAGAGGTGAGCAGGAAACAAGAGAGATAGTCTTACCTCTGGAATGTGACATTTCTTCCCAAAAAAATCAACAAACAAAGACAAGAAGGCTTTGGCAAAAGGCAGCAAGACTTTTAAAGGAACTTGGAAAACTGTTATCAATGTCTGGTATCGTCTTAAATTGGCTAATTCCAAAACAATTAAAACGGCCTATTGGTTTAATCTGTATGAGCAGCTGGAATAACGAGATAGAGATTGCCGCATTTTGCAGTTAATTGGCGTATCTGCTCCTCACCACCCACTAAACAGGAGATTCCTGCTCTGCTTCGTTAATACTCACGTCAGGGTCGCACTCGACCATGGCCTCACCCAGGTCCGTGTCCAGACCTCCAGCATATGTGTGCTCTATCTTGTTCCTAGCACCCTCCTGTGGTGAGGGGATGTGATGTACACACATGTCCACAAAGCCTGTAGAGAAGAAATGTGTGAATGACTTAACATTGATATAACATGTTTACTAATCATGATCATTGCTATTCAGATTAAATTTATATTCAGGAGCAGATATATTGAATAAAGCAGCGAGACAGATAAAGTGCCTCTGAGAGTCTGCAGTACTGTTCATATTACTTTACTCAGACATACAATgccatgaaaaataaataacgtTGTTCTACATGTacaacaaagaaataataaaaatactgaCAAACAAAAGATTACGCCTTACCAGTGAACTCTCCAAAGAAGCGGTTACAGACCAGCCTCAGCAAAGGTCTGATGTTCAGCTTcagttcctctttagtcaggtgGATCCCCAGTTCATCCAGAACTCTGGGAAGAGACGTGTCCACGTCGCCAACCACCTAGACACACAGAAGATTTGGGTGAGTCTGCGATTGGGCTTGTTGTGTTGCTTTGCTACACAAACATGTGTTTGCCATGTCTAACCTGCGAGAGGATTTTGTAGAGAGGCTCCAGAACAAATTCCACAAAGCTGCGCTGAGAGTTACTGCTGGGAGCTTTCTTTGTGAACTTGCGACTGAACAAAATAACAGAAGATGGCAGATATCATAAGAATGTGTGAAGAGAGGATCGCTAGCATTAAATATTAGCATCAAGTCCAAATTTGATACTCACGTTTTGGGGTTGAAATAAATGTCTCCCCAAAGCCTCTTGGCAAACTCATTATAGTTGATGTCACCTGCGAAGAACAAAGTTAACACTTGACCAATTGCACGAGGCATAAGATGAGAAACGGGACGTGCCGGTGTCAGTTCATGCTGAAGAGCCTTACCATAGGTGTCCGAGTAGATCTTTGCAAAGGACCCCAGTGTGAAACAGACACTGTACTGAGAGCTGGCAAAGCACACATTTCCAAGGAGGGGAGACACCACCAAGTTCTCATCTGTGGAGTAAGTGCTGTGAAGGAGAAATGACCATAAAGTGTCTGATGTTGTCACCTTTTTTCCCCACCAATAAGTAGCACTACATCTCATGAAGCTATGCATGCCCTCTAAACAGTGTGCACGTGATGGGTTTTAAGTATTACCTGAGCAAACCATTGACCTCATCCACAATGTGGCGCAGTTTATAATAAGCATCGGTAGGAGGCAGTTTGAGCTCCCCAATGAGCCGGTCCACCTTGTTGATGCAGATGGTGATGGCCATACGCTCCTGAACGGCATGTTTGATCAGGCGCTCTGTGTTCAGCATCACCTGAGCAGAGATACAAAAGGCAAAGTTCAAAGTTACTATCTGCCGTGGAAAATAACTGGTACCACTGAGTGAGTCCACTTGAGCAGCGCTGTTTTTAGGGTTGAGCAACATTGACAAACGTGCAGGATTTGGAGAccgtgaaagaaagaaaaggatcgACTCACTCCTTCTGCTGCATCTATGAAGAGGACTATACCGTCTGACAGCCGGATGCTAGCAGTGACCTCATCAGAGAAGTTCACGTGTCCTTAGGAGGGAGACACAAGGTTCACTTTCTGCTGAGATACACCAAAACAAACCACCCAACATACATTCAGTAACACCACATTCAGACGTGCATTATACCTGGTGTATCCATGATGTTGAAAAGGTAGGACTTTCCTCTGGAGTCTGGCAGGACCAATGTGATGGGGGCGCTCTTGATACCAACGCCTCTCTATGGATCGAACAAGCACAAGGTAGAAATAATCTTTGCAGGAGGGGGAACCTAACTATATCAGCTCAAAGCTTATTTCTTAATGATTTCTGGCAAATTGTTCCTGAAACCTCCACACTAAAGTTAAGATGTAAAATACAACAGTATTCTTTTGTGGATCATAGTTCCATGTTTGCAATTCTGTGTCGGTCTAA
Coding sequences:
- the eftud2 gene encoding 116 kDa U5 small nuclear ribonucleoprotein component, with protein sequence MEADLYDEFGNYIGPELDSDDDEDDLDAVDRDVDEADDDEDDEPADADEDVPGMEVVLHEDKKYYPTAEEVYGPEVETIVQEEDTQPLTEPIIKPVKHKRFTLMEQELPTTVYDMEFLADLMDGPELIRNVTLCGHLHHGKTCFVDCLIEQTHPEIRKRDDVDLRYTDILFTEQERGVGIKSAPITLVLPDSRGKSYLFNIMDTPGHVNFSDEVTASIRLSDGIVLFIDAAEGVMLNTERLIKHAVQERMAITICINKVDRLIGELKLPPTDAYYKLRHIVDEVNGLLSTYSTDENLVVSPLLGNVCFASSQYSVCFTLGSFAKIYSDTYGDINYNEFAKRLWGDIYFNPKTRKFTKKAPSSNSQRSFVEFVLEPLYKILSQVVGDVDTSLPRVLDELGIHLTKEELKLNIRPLLRLVCNRFFGEFTGFVDMCVHHIPSPQEGARNKIEHTYAGGLDTDLGEAMVECDPDGPLMCHTTKMYSTEDGVQFHAFGRVLSGTIQAGQPVKVLGENYTLEDEEDSQVCTVGRLWISVARYQIEVNRVPAGNWVLIEGCDQPIVKTATITEPRGNEEAQIFRPLKFNTASVIKIAVEPVNPSELPKMLDGLRKVNKSYPSLTTKVEESGEHVILGTGELYLDCVMHDLRKMYSEIDIKVADPVVTFCETVVETSSLKCFAETPNKKNKITMIAEPLEKGLAEDIENEVVQITWNRKKLGEFFQTKYDWDLLAARSIWAFGPDTTGPNILVDDTLPSEVDKALLGSVKDSIVQGFQWGTREGPLCDEPIRNVKFKILDAVIAQEPLHRGGGQVIPTARRVVYSAFLMATPRLMEPYYFVEVQAPADCVSAVYTVLARRRGHVTQDAPIPGSPLYTIKAFIPAIDSFGFETDLRTHTQGQAFALSVFHHWQIVPGDPLDKSIVIRPLEPQPAPHLAREFMIKTRRRKGLSEDVSISKFFDDPMLLELAKQDVVLNYPM